In Rhizobium sp. NXC24, the following proteins share a genomic window:
- a CDS encoding PAS domain-containing methyl-accepting chemotaxis protein: protein MLRFFNGKAAANAEKVTNLIAIKERSELMEEVCGIGLWHATSRINDHQAGDNTVVWSAEVRRLVGAETEAEFPNRLEAFSERIHPDDMSRVFGDYAEHLKHPTGDGRFRTTYRMRVKDGSYRWFRNTGGSRVISNGQILVSCGSLADVHDEIIAAQDAERVAQEDRQTIEALGRGLAALANGDLTFRIIDLPEKTGKLKDDFNCMAAKLEASILQIASAVEEIAVETGALKHSAAELSDRAEQQASAIQETSAALEEITATVKASAESAAKMVDITMDAKTWVEQSAGVVEGAIGAMAAIQGSSDQIGRIIGVIDEIAFQTNLLALNAGVEAARAGDAGKGFAVVAQEVRELAQRSAAAAKEIKSLVNTSSHQVAKGVSLVGETGTALTTIAERISEISNHSATFAVTSREQSMGISEIGKAVNSMDQITQTNVGIAAQTNSATHSMMVQMNGLRCLIAQFRIPSERDASVARRAA, encoded by the coding sequence GTGCTCAGATTTTTTAACGGCAAAGCCGCAGCAAATGCGGAAAAAGTTACGAATCTCATCGCCATTAAAGAGCGTAGCGAATTGATGGAGGAGGTTTGTGGTATCGGCCTTTGGCACGCCACCAGCAGGATCAACGACCATCAGGCCGGCGACAATACAGTTGTCTGGTCTGCCGAGGTGCGCCGCCTAGTCGGAGCAGAGACAGAAGCGGAATTCCCCAATCGGCTCGAAGCGTTCTCGGAACGGATTCATCCAGACGACATGTCCAGAGTATTTGGTGACTATGCTGAGCATTTGAAACATCCGACCGGCGATGGAAGGTTCCGAACTACCTACCGAATGAGAGTCAAAGACGGAAGCTATCGGTGGTTCAGAAATACCGGCGGCAGCAGAGTGATTTCCAACGGGCAGATACTCGTAAGCTGTGGCTCGCTGGCCGATGTGCATGATGAAATCATAGCGGCTCAGGACGCCGAGCGCGTCGCCCAAGAGGATCGGCAGACGATTGAGGCCCTAGGTCGCGGCCTTGCTGCCCTTGCTAACGGTGACCTCACGTTCAGGATTATAGATTTACCCGAAAAAACCGGAAAATTGAAGGACGATTTTAACTGCATGGCCGCTAAACTAGAGGCTAGTATCCTTCAGATTGCATCAGCGGTTGAGGAGATCGCTGTTGAAACAGGAGCATTGAAGCATTCAGCGGCGGAACTAAGTGACCGCGCCGAACAGCAAGCCTCGGCAATTCAGGAAACCTCGGCTGCACTCGAGGAAATAACCGCCACCGTAAAGGCCTCCGCAGAGAGTGCCGCCAAAATGGTAGACATTACGATGGATGCCAAAACATGGGTAGAACAATCCGCCGGCGTTGTGGAAGGCGCTATTGGTGCAATGGCCGCGATCCAGGGTTCTTCTGACCAGATTGGCCGGATTATCGGGGTTATCGATGAGATCGCCTTTCAGACTAACCTGCTGGCGCTAAACGCCGGTGTTGAGGCGGCTCGCGCCGGAGATGCAGGCAAGGGCTTTGCTGTCGTCGCTCAGGAGGTTCGGGAACTTGCACAGCGTTCCGCAGCCGCCGCTAAGGAGATCAAATCGCTCGTCAACACTTCCTCACATCAAGTCGCAAAAGGTGTTTCTCTCGTAGGGGAAACCGGCACGGCGCTGACAACTATTGCGGAACGGATCAGTGAAATCTCCAACCATAGCGCCACTTTCGCGGTTACGTCGCGCGAGCAATCGATGGGAATCTCGGAGATTGGCAAAGCCGTCAACAGTATGGACCAGATCACCCAAACAAATGTCGGGATTGCAGCGCAAACGAATAGTGCAACACATTCGATGATGGTCCAGATGAACGGCCTTCGGTGCCTGATAGCACAATTCCGAATACCCTCGGAACGCGATGCCAGTGTTGCCAGAAGGGCAGCGTGA
- a CDS encoding N,N-dimethylformamidase beta subunit family domain-containing protein, whose product MAEYKVVVTGSYPEYRSTKMLDAYRDYSERGGRIM is encoded by the coding sequence TTGGCCGAATACAAGGTCGTCGTTACCGGAAGTTATCCGGAATACAGGAGCACGAAAATGCTCGACGCCTACCGAGATTATTCCGAGCGCGGTGGCCGCATCATGTAA
- a CDS encoding helix-turn-helix transcriptional regulator produces the protein MTEILTLKLEATSLTTSEVSEWLNGEKHDNFYRPLSTDSRGLFSFGVHGAGELVGWVGSTSTDRAFSVTIENDDFMFFLEHGTCYDLATGGIRHAITPCTGLLTTADRYSAVNIHAGSVAEGFCVPRSAVHAALTNTFERLPPIDFEFAPRQDLTAGPAAHLFKLMRFFRDEICADQNLEISPIALTSFQEMFCLLMVQNLPHTLSDTGSPVQTIAPRQLRRALEFARAHIAMPITITDMAAAAGVSVRALQINFRRFLDVTPMAYLRQLRLDGARHDLLTATPCATINEIARRWGFIHHGRFSQEYRTAFGVLPKYDLGRSYEKNRRAALFADSDDGQIEGDGSAS, from the coding sequence TTGACCGAAATTTTGACGCTTAAACTCGAGGCGACGTCGCTCACGACGAGTGAGGTCTCCGAATGGCTTAACGGTGAAAAGCACGACAATTTCTATCGGCCTCTCAGTACCGACAGCCGTGGTCTCTTCTCATTCGGTGTTCATGGCGCTGGCGAGCTGGTGGGCTGGGTGGGATCGACTTCGACGGATCGCGCCTTTTCCGTCACCATCGAGAATGATGACTTCATGTTTTTTCTCGAGCATGGAACCTGCTACGATCTGGCAACAGGCGGCATACGACATGCTATCACGCCCTGCACGGGACTGCTGACGACGGCCGACCGCTATTCCGCGGTGAATATTCACGCAGGCTCTGTTGCGGAGGGATTTTGCGTCCCGAGGAGCGCGGTACACGCGGCCCTAACCAACACCTTCGAGCGGCTGCCACCTATTGATTTCGAATTCGCTCCCCGTCAGGACCTGACAGCGGGACCGGCGGCACATCTTTTCAAACTCATGCGTTTCTTTCGAGATGAGATTTGCGCCGATCAAAATCTCGAGATTTCTCCCATTGCCCTGACCAGCTTCCAAGAGATGTTCTGTCTCCTGATGGTGCAGAATCTGCCCCACACGCTTTCGGACACAGGATCGCCGGTGCAGACAATTGCCCCTCGCCAGCTTCGAAGAGCGCTGGAGTTTGCCAGAGCACATATTGCAATGCCTATCACGATCACGGACATGGCAGCGGCAGCGGGCGTCAGCGTGCGAGCACTTCAGATCAATTTTCGACGATTTTTGGATGTCACTCCAATGGCTTATCTGAGGCAGCTCCGCCTTGATGGCGCGCGTCATGATCTGTTGACCGCCACGCCATGCGCAACGATCAATGAAATCGCGCGCCGCTGGGGGTTTATACATCATGGCCGCTTCTCTCAGGAATATCGTACGGCTTTTGGTGTCCTGCCGAAATACGATCTCGGGCGCAGCTATGAGAAGAATCGGCGTGCGGCGCTATTCGCGGATTCCGATGATGGACAAATCGAAGGCGATGGATCTGCCAGCTAG
- a CDS encoding amino acid ABC transporter substrate-binding protein — MKKSQTTLRSKVINSVVGAAIVTSAMALAPSVASAQTQPAATATASADTLGAIKSRGYLICGVAGDRPGFAFPDSKGVMQGLDADVCRSVAAAIFGDPSKVKFASLTSLTRFPALQSGEVDMVARFTTWTLTREATQGLQVASVYFYDGQGFLVKKSLGVKSAKDLSGASICVQPGSTGEVNMVDYFRANKMELKPVVIEKVDQIRDALISDRCDAYTNDSSQLGSLKVAMGEAGNDYEILPEIISKEPLGVFVRKGDQKFYDIVRWTHTALLTAEEFGITKDNVDTFKNNANPDIQRFMGENGDLGKALGLDNQWAVNAVKAVGNYGEMFERDIIPLGVKRGQNHLVKDGGVQYAPPMR; from the coding sequence ATGAAGAAATCTCAAACAACCTTGCGCAGCAAGGTCATTAACTCAGTTGTCGGCGCCGCGATCGTCACATCGGCAATGGCTCTGGCTCCGAGCGTCGCCAGCGCCCAGACGCAGCCAGCTGCCACCGCGACCGCGAGCGCAGACACGCTCGGGGCAATCAAGTCCCGCGGCTATCTCATCTGCGGTGTCGCAGGCGACCGGCCCGGCTTCGCCTTTCCAGACAGCAAGGGGGTCATGCAGGGTCTCGACGCCGATGTATGCCGCTCGGTGGCCGCAGCAATCTTCGGTGATCCGTCCAAGGTCAAATTTGCATCGCTGACCAGTCTTACCCGTTTTCCGGCACTTCAGTCGGGCGAGGTCGACATGGTGGCGCGTTTCACGACCTGGACTCTCACTCGTGAGGCGACGCAGGGTCTGCAGGTCGCATCTGTCTATTTCTATGACGGTCAGGGCTTTCTCGTTAAGAAGAGCCTCGGCGTAAAGAGCGCCAAGGACCTCAGCGGCGCTTCAATTTGTGTACAGCCTGGGTCGACCGGCGAAGTGAACATGGTCGACTACTTCCGCGCCAACAAGATGGAGCTCAAGCCCGTCGTAATCGAAAAGGTGGACCAGATCCGAGACGCGCTGATAAGCGACCGCTGCGACGCTTACACCAACGACTCGTCGCAGCTCGGTTCGCTGAAGGTCGCGATGGGCGAGGCAGGCAACGACTACGAAATCCTCCCTGAAATCATTTCCAAGGAGCCGCTCGGCGTGTTCGTCCGCAAGGGTGATCAGAAGTTTTACGACATCGTTCGCTGGACGCACACCGCTCTTCTGACGGCTGAGGAATTCGGCATCACGAAGGACAATGTCGATACCTTCAAGAACAATGCGAATCCCGACATCCAGCGTTTCATGGGCGAAAACGGCGATCTCGGCAAGGCGCTCGGCCTAGACAACCAATGGGCGGTGAACGCCGTGAAGGCCGTCGGCAATTACGGCGAGATGTTCGAACGGGACATCATCCCGCTTGGCGTCAAGCGTGGTCAGAACCACCTCGTCAAGGACGGTGGCGTGCAATACGCCCCTCCGATGCGCTGA
- a CDS encoding FAD-binding and (Fe-S)-binding domain-containing protein gives MNTHVVTHPQLLPRDDKFEAALKAELEGEVRFDVGTRGRYATDASIYQIIPKGVVFPKHETDLQAVLSIAAQHSIPVIARGGGTSQNGQPIGDGLVIDMSRHFGGILDFDKSSRIVRVRPGTVLDTLNTFLRKEGLFFPVEPSTATRCTIGGMSGNNSSGARSMFYGKMADNVLAIEAMFYDGEQFRLGAEPLADNMSPRIRPLMDRLISLAREHREDIETIFPKVQRRVGGYNLDELLPKDPNLSRLLVGSEGTLALTTAVTLKLSPLPKHRVMGVCHFPSFRSAMETTRHIVALQPVAVELVDNNVLVLGADIPMFVKTLGDITRGTPNCLLLVEFAGDDPDQLGHDLKRLDQCMSDYGFHDAVVEVVEPARQKSVWEVREACLNIMMSMKGDGKPISFIEDCAVPLEHLADYTDAVTEVFSKHGTRGTWYAHASVGCLHVRPILNMKEEDGVRKMRAIAEETSALVRRYKGSFSGEHGDGISRSEFVEPMFGSKLTRIFEQVKDSFDPENRLNPGKIVRPLKMDDRSLMRFKPGYGTPVPSKTALDWSEWGGFGGAVEMCNNNGTCRKLAGGTMCPSYRATKDEQHVTRGRANTLRLAISGQLGPDAFTSKEMKETMDLCVSCKGCKRDCPTGVDMARMKIEFLHHYHGKHGLPLREKLVAHLPKYAAIASVLAPVMNLRDRVPLLARLSEKYLGFSARRSLPKWRRPWKQGGTTSGPGAVVGDGRDIVLFGDTFNRYFERENLEAAERVLEAAGYRLHHVAVSGESRAMCCGRTYLASGQTESARAEAKRTVDALRPYVERGARVVGLEPSCIFTFRDEMKALLPKQEMAFVEGKALLFEELIATDLAAGKITLPLKSMEGRTAHVHGHCHQKAFAAMGPVETVLRSVPGLEVKVIESSCCGMSGAFGYAKENIDVSMKMAELSLLPAVREAAPADLIVADGTSCRHQIHDGAGREAIHVARVLAGALPT, from the coding sequence ATGAATACCCACGTTGTCACGCATCCGCAGCTTCTCCCACGCGACGATAAATTCGAGGCAGCGCTCAAGGCTGAATTGGAAGGGGAGGTGCGCTTTGATGTGGGTACGCGGGGGCGGTATGCCACTGACGCATCAATCTATCAGATCATCCCGAAAGGCGTCGTCTTTCCGAAACACGAAACGGATCTGCAGGCTGTCCTGTCAATCGCCGCCCAGCACAGCATTCCGGTTATCGCCCGCGGCGGCGGAACGTCACAAAACGGCCAGCCGATCGGAGACGGCCTCGTCATCGATATGTCCCGACACTTTGGCGGCATCTTGGACTTCGATAAATCCTCCCGCATTGTCCGCGTCCGACCGGGGACCGTTCTTGACACGCTGAACACGTTCCTGCGCAAGGAAGGCCTGTTCTTTCCCGTCGAGCCGTCGACGGCGACGCGCTGTACGATCGGCGGCATGAGCGGCAACAACTCGTCTGGCGCGCGGTCCATGTTCTACGGCAAGATGGCCGACAACGTGCTCGCCATCGAAGCGATGTTCTACGATGGCGAGCAGTTTAGGCTCGGTGCGGAGCCGCTGGCAGACAACATGTCGCCGCGCATCCGGCCACTTATGGATCGCCTTATTTCGCTCGCCCGCGAGCATCGCGAGGATATAGAGACGATCTTCCCGAAGGTGCAGCGCCGTGTCGGTGGCTACAATCTCGATGAACTGCTGCCGAAGGATCCAAACCTCTCTCGTCTTCTCGTTGGCTCCGAAGGGACGCTCGCGCTGACGACCGCCGTCACCCTGAAGCTCTCGCCGCTGCCGAAACATCGCGTGATGGGGGTCTGTCACTTCCCGAGCTTCCGGTCGGCAATGGAGACGACCCGGCACATCGTCGCGCTGCAGCCTGTCGCAGTCGAGCTCGTTGACAACAACGTCCTGGTGCTCGGTGCCGACATTCCGATGTTTGTGAAGACCCTCGGCGACATCACCCGCGGCACACCGAACTGTCTCCTGCTCGTCGAATTCGCCGGCGACGATCCGGACCAACTGGGCCACGATCTCAAGCGTCTCGATCAGTGCATGTCCGACTACGGCTTCCACGACGCTGTCGTCGAGGTCGTCGAACCCGCCCGCCAGAAATCGGTATGGGAGGTGCGCGAAGCCTGCCTCAACATCATGATGTCCATGAAGGGAGATGGGAAGCCGATCTCATTCATAGAGGACTGCGCGGTCCCGCTGGAGCATCTTGCCGACTACACCGATGCCGTGACCGAGGTGTTCAGCAAGCATGGCACCCGCGGCACATGGTATGCCCACGCATCGGTCGGCTGCCTCCATGTCCGTCCCATCCTCAACATGAAGGAAGAGGACGGTGTCCGGAAGATGCGCGCGATCGCCGAGGAGACGTCCGCCCTCGTGCGCCGCTACAAGGGATCATTCTCAGGCGAACATGGCGACGGCATCTCGCGCTCGGAATTTGTCGAGCCAATGTTCGGCAGCAAGCTGACCCGCATATTCGAACAGGTAAAGGACAGTTTCGATCCCGAGAACCGCCTGAACCCTGGAAAGATCGTCCGGCCGCTGAAGATGGACGACCGGAGCCTGATGCGTTTCAAGCCGGGGTACGGAACGCCGGTTCCGAGCAAGACAGCCCTGGATTGGTCGGAATGGGGCGGCTTTGGCGGCGCTGTCGAAATGTGCAACAACAACGGCACCTGCCGTAAGCTTGCCGGCGGGACCATGTGTCCGTCCTACCGCGCCACCAAGGACGAGCAGCATGTCACCCGAGGCCGGGCCAATACGCTGCGTCTCGCCATCTCGGGACAGCTCGGGCCGGATGCATTCACCTCGAAAGAGATGAAGGAGACAATGGATCTCTGCGTCTCCTGCAAGGGATGCAAACGTGACTGCCCGACGGGCGTCGACATGGCACGCATGAAGATCGAGTTCTTGCACCACTACCATGGCAAGCATGGCCTGCCGCTGCGCGAGAAGCTCGTCGCTCATCTGCCCAAGTACGCGGCGATCGCGTCGGTTCTCGCGCCCGTGATGAATCTGCGGGACCGGGTGCCTCTGCTCGCTCGCCTCTCGGAAAAATACCTTGGCTTTTCGGCGCGCCGCTCGCTCCCGAAATGGCGCAGGCCATGGAAGCAGGGGGGCACGACCTCCGGCCCGGGCGCAGTGGTTGGCGACGGCCGGGATATCGTTCTCTTCGGCGACACCTTCAACCGTTACTTCGAGCGCGAAAACCTCGAAGCCGCTGAGCGGGTGCTCGAGGCGGCGGGCTATCGTCTCCATCATGTGGCCGTGAGCGGCGAGAGCCGGGCGATGTGCTGCGGCCGGACATATCTCGCCTCCGGTCAGACTGAGTCCGCACGGGCAGAGGCAAAACGAACCGTTGATGCTCTGCGGCCATATGTCGAGCGCGGGGCGCGCGTCGTCGGGCTCGAACCCTCGTGCATCTTCACCTTCCGCGACGAGATGAAAGCGCTTCTTCCCAAGCAGGAGATGGCGTTCGTTGAGGGCAAGGCGCTTCTCTTCGAGGAACTGATCGCGACTGATTTGGCGGCTGGCAAGATCACGCTTCCGTTGAAGTCCATGGAAGGCCGGACCGCCCATGTTCACGGACACTGCCACCAGAAGGCCTTCGCGGCCATGGGACCGGTCGAGACCGTGCTGCGAAGCGTGCCCGGACTCGAGGTGAAGGTCATAGAAAGCTCATGCTGCGGCATGTCGGGGGCATTCGGGTATGCCAAGGAAAACATCGACGTGTCGATGAAGATGGCGGAACTCTCGCTCTTGCCTGCCGTGCGCGAGGCAGCCCCAGCCGACCTGATCGTGGCCGATGGCACGAGCTGCCGGCATCAGATCCATGACGGGGCAGGACGTGAGGCTATCCATGTCGCGCGCGTCCTTGCTGGAGCGCTGCCGACCTGA
- a CDS encoding GntR family transcriptional regulator, with protein sequence MDGLMEDVMVRQDEGTGRESSTLHAGIVERLRDYLVEGNLAGGQRVPEKRLCEEFGVSRTPLREALKVLASEGLIELLPNRGARMRALSQDDIRELFDLMGGLESLAGRLACERITDDDLQEIEALHQEMYGYYLRGDRSNYFRCNQAIHEAILRIAGNDALTVMYRSLSGRIRRFRYAANLDDRGERWSAAVREHELILDALRRRAGSELADILFDHLRHKQTVVVRKLQSPERVQD encoded by the coding sequence ATGGACGGACTGATGGAAGATGTCATGGTAAGGCAAGACGAGGGCACGGGCCGGGAATCGTCGACATTGCATGCGGGGATTGTGGAGCGGCTCCGCGACTACCTGGTCGAAGGCAATCTTGCTGGCGGCCAACGGGTGCCGGAAAAGCGCCTGTGCGAGGAGTTTGGGGTCTCCCGCACGCCCCTCAGGGAAGCGCTCAAGGTTCTTGCCAGTGAGGGGCTGATCGAGCTTTTGCCCAACCGGGGCGCCAGGATGCGGGCGTTGAGCCAAGATGACATCAGGGAATTGTTCGACTTGATGGGCGGCCTGGAATCGCTTGCGGGACGACTGGCCTGCGAGAGGATCACGGACGATGATCTGCAGGAGATCGAGGCGCTTCATCAGGAAATGTACGGCTACTATCTTCGTGGGGATCGCTCCAATTATTTCCGGTGCAACCAGGCAATCCACGAAGCGATCCTCCGCATTGCAGGCAACGATGCGCTTACCGTCATGTATCGCAGCCTGTCAGGACGCATCCGCCGCTTCCGTTATGCTGCCAATCTTGATGACCGCGGTGAGCGCTGGAGTGCGGCTGTTCGAGAGCATGAACTCATCCTTGATGCTCTTCGCCGCAGGGCTGGGAGTGAGTTGGCCGACATCCTCTTCGATCATCTGCGGCATAAACAGACCGTGGTCGTTCGAAAACTGCAGTCTCCGGAGCGCGTACAAGATTAA
- a CDS encoding alanine--glyoxylate aminotransferase family protein, which produces MTTGRHFLQIPGPSPVPERVMRAMDMPVLDHRGPEFQRLGQEVLEGCKAVFQTRGPVVVYPSSGTGAWESAIVNTLNVGDKVLMVETGHFATLWKNMATKLGLEVEFISGDWRRGVNPEAIGARLAEDKELKIKAVAVVHNETSTGVTSRIAEIRRAIDGANHPALLLVDTISSLGSAEYKHEEWGVDVTVSCSQKGLMLPPGLGFTAISEKALAASRSNNMRRSYWDWEEMLKPNATGFFPYTPATTLLYGLKEAIAMLLEEGLSNVFDRHKRLAAATRSAVQAWGLEILCQEPLEYSPVLTAVVMPEGHDADAYRKVVLENFNMSLGAGLSKLAGKVFRIGHLGECNELTLMGALSGVEMGLTLADVPHQTGGAAAAMRALLDSAAR; this is translated from the coding sequence ATGACAACTGGCCGCCATTTTCTGCAGATCCCAGGCCCCAGCCCCGTTCCAGAGCGTGTCATGCGCGCCATGGACATGCCAGTCCTCGATCACCGCGGACCCGAGTTCCAGAGGCTAGGCCAGGAAGTCCTCGAAGGCTGCAAGGCGGTCTTCCAGACACGCGGCCCCGTGGTCGTCTATCCGTCCTCAGGCACCGGCGCTTGGGAATCCGCGATCGTCAACACGCTAAATGTCGGCGACAAGGTGCTCATGGTCGAGACAGGCCATTTCGCGACGCTTTGGAAGAATATGGCGACGAAGCTCGGGCTCGAGGTCGAGTTCATTTCCGGCGACTGGCGGCGGGGCGTGAACCCCGAAGCGATCGGCGCTCGTCTCGCCGAAGACAAGGAATTGAAGATCAAGGCAGTCGCGGTCGTCCACAACGAGACGTCGACTGGTGTCACGAGCCGCATCGCCGAGATCCGACGCGCCATCGACGGCGCGAACCACCCCGCACTGCTCCTCGTCGACACGATCTCCTCGCTGGGCTCTGCCGAGTACAAACATGAGGAATGGGGTGTGGACGTTACCGTGAGCTGCTCGCAAAAGGGCCTGATGCTGCCGCCGGGCCTCGGATTCACGGCCATCTCCGAAAAGGCACTTGCCGCCTCGAGGAGCAACAACATGCGCCGCTCCTATTGGGATTGGGAGGAAATGCTGAAGCCAAACGCAACGGGCTTCTTCCCCTACACTCCTGCAACCACACTCCTTTACGGCCTCAAGGAAGCGATCGCCATGCTTCTGGAGGAAGGCCTGTCCAACGTGTTCGATCGCCACAAGCGCCTGGCAGCGGCCACTCGCAGTGCGGTGCAGGCCTGGGGCCTAGAGATCCTGTGTCAGGAGCCGCTTGAATATTCACCCGTCCTGACGGCTGTCGTCATGCCGGAAGGACACGATGCCGACGCCTATCGCAAGGTCGTCCTTGAAAACTTCAACATGTCGCTGGGCGCAGGCCTCAGCAAGCTCGCCGGCAAGGTCTTTCGCATCGGTCATCTCGGCGAATGCAACGAGCTGACGCTCATGGGCGCGCTTTCCGGGGTCGAAATGGGCCTGACGCTTGCCGATGTGCCGCACCAGACTGGCGGCGCTGCGGCTGCTATGCGAGCGCTGCTGGACTCCGCTGCTAGGTGA
- a CDS encoding M20 family metallopeptidase codes for MTVKVGVDIPSREEAVSAALSYVRDGGFVAEMAPRIAIRSESPREDSLADNLRYLNEEMRPLLEGMGFSCRLFENPKEARLPALFAERVEDGARPTILIYGHGDVLWGMSGDWKDGRDPWVIAEADGKIYGRGTADNKGQHTINLAALRLVLRAKSSLGFNVKVLIETGEETGSLGLAEMAAAHRDLLKADCLIASDGPRVGPNTPTVFLGGRGSVGFNLTCRPRIGAHHSGNWGGLLSNPAIRLSHALSTITDENGRILIPEWTPGEIPGPVLAALKKIKLEKNPADPEIDDSWGEPGLKGAEQVYGWCNFEILAFIAGRPEAPVNAVPDIARAVCQLRYVVGVSPERVLPALREHLDARGFRDMVIEEIPEDFYLATRTEPDNPWTQFTMQSLEKTLGREPALQPNFGGSLPNEVFSDVIGMPTVWIPHSYPNCSQHAPDEHMLVSVVEEGMQMMTGLFWDIGEAEVASGTPINS; via the coding sequence ATGACTGTAAAAGTCGGTGTCGACATCCCAAGCCGGGAAGAGGCGGTTTCCGCCGCGCTGTCATACGTCCGGGACGGCGGTTTCGTCGCCGAGATGGCACCGCGTATCGCGATACGCAGCGAGAGCCCACGCGAGGATAGCCTTGCCGACAACCTTCGATACCTGAATGAAGAGATGAGGCCGCTGCTCGAAGGAATGGGCTTTTCCTGCCGGCTGTTTGAGAACCCTAAGGAAGCACGACTTCCGGCGCTGTTTGCCGAACGGGTCGAAGATGGGGCCCGTCCAACCATTCTGATCTATGGTCATGGCGACGTTCTCTGGGGAATGTCCGGCGACTGGAAGGACGGTCGCGATCCCTGGGTCATCGCGGAGGCCGATGGCAAGATCTACGGACGCGGCACTGCCGACAACAAGGGTCAGCACACGATCAACCTCGCTGCGCTTCGGCTTGTTCTCCGGGCCAAGAGCAGCCTCGGCTTCAATGTGAAGGTTCTGATCGAAACGGGTGAGGAGACCGGATCGCTCGGGCTGGCCGAGATGGCAGCCGCCCATCGCGACCTTCTGAAGGCGGACTGTCTCATCGCGTCAGACGGACCGCGTGTCGGACCCAATACGCCCACCGTTTTTCTTGGAGGCCGCGGCAGCGTCGGCTTCAACCTGACGTGCCGGCCTCGCATTGGTGCGCATCATTCGGGCAATTGGGGCGGTCTCCTTTCCAATCCTGCGATCAGGCTGTCCCACGCCTTGTCGACCATCACCGACGAGAACGGCCGCATCCTGATCCCCGAATGGACTCCTGGCGAAATCCCGGGACCCGTTCTCGCAGCGCTCAAGAAAATCAAGCTCGAGAAGAACCCGGCCGACCCGGAGATCGATGACAGCTGGGGTGAGCCCGGTCTTAAAGGTGCGGAACAGGTCTATGGCTGGTGCAACTTCGAGATCCTCGCCTTCATCGCTGGCCGTCCCGAGGCGCCGGTCAATGCTGTGCCAGACATCGCACGGGCGGTCTGCCAGCTGCGCTATGTCGTCGGCGTTTCACCGGAGAGGGTCCTTCCCGCACTCCGTGAGCATCTCGACGCGCGCGGCTTCCGGGACATGGTGATCGAGGAGATCCCGGAAGACTTCTACCTCGCGACACGCACGGAGCCGGACAACCCATGGACCCAGTTCACGATGCAGTCGCTGGAAAAGACGCTTGGACGGGAGCCGGCGCTGCAGCCGAACTTCGGGGGATCCCTGCCGAACGAGGTGTTTTCTGATGTGATCGGCATGCCGACGGTGTGGATCCCGCATTCCTATCCCAACTGCTCCCAGCATGCCCCTGACGAGCACATGCTCGTGAGCGTCGTCGAGGAAGGCATGCAGATGATGACGGGCCTGTTTTGGGATATCGGCGAAGCCGAGGTGGCTTCGGGCACTCCGATCAATTCGTAA
- a CDS encoding Lrp/AsnC family transcriptional regulator has translation MTDKLAAEMVELDRFDLAILEILQKDNKTPQRSIAEVIGLSAPAVQRRIKRMEETGTIVANVAVVEPSHVRHEITVFVEVEMHSEFGTTHDATKRSFAEAPEVQQCYYVTGEVDFILLVVVRTMADYEAMTRRLFFTNKNVKRFRSFVAMDRVKVGLNVGLDPKRDRS, from the coding sequence ATGACCGACAAGCTTGCGGCGGAAATGGTGGAACTCGACCGCTTCGATCTCGCGATCCTCGAAATTCTTCAGAAGGACAACAAGACACCACAGCGCTCGATCGCAGAGGTCATCGGCCTGTCGGCGCCCGCGGTGCAGCGCCGTATCAAGCGCATGGAGGAAACGGGCACGATCGTCGCCAACGTCGCTGTTGTCGAGCCGTCGCATGTGCGTCACGAGATCACGGTCTTCGTCGAGGTTGAGATGCACAGCGAATTCGGCACCACGCATGACGCGACGAAAAGATCCTTCGCCGAGGCCCCTGAAGTCCAGCAGTGCTACTACGTTACCGGTGAGGTGGATTTCATTCTCCTCGTCGTCGTCCGAACGATGGCGGACTACGAAGCCATGACGAGGCGGTTGTTCTTCACGAATAAGAACGTCAAGCGGTTCCGTAGCTTTGTTGCCATGGACAGGGTGAAGGTCGGATTGAACGTCGGTCTGGATCCCAAGCGCGATCGGAGCTGA